From Candidatus Neomarinimicrobiota bacterium, a single genomic window includes:
- a CDS encoding sulfite exporter TauE/SafE family protein: MEYIIVSLVALLVSGLTLFSGFGLGSLLMPVMAIFFPMQVAIVATAVVHLANNFFKLSLFGKYRRGDVVVKFGMPAIVFAAAGAWILTRISGLPPVATYTWFARQFEVEWVKLMIAALIVIFALIEVLPMFRKLEFSVSLLPLGGVLSGLFGGLSGHQGAMRSAFLANTGLTKEQFIGTGVTIACMVDITRLTVYGVNFSILELENSKLVLAGSLAAFLGAYLGKRMVEKVTMIHIQRFVAISLIVLSIALGSGLI; this comes from the coding sequence ATGGAATACATAATCGTTTCACTTGTCGCTCTGTTGGTATCGGGGTTAACGCTCTTCTCGGGCTTTGGTCTCGGTTCTCTCCTCATGCCCGTCATGGCCATTTTCTTTCCCATGCAGGTAGCGATCGTAGCAACTGCCGTTGTTCACCTGGCCAACAACTTTTTCAAACTGTCACTCTTTGGCAAATATCGTCGCGGCGACGTAGTGGTAAAATTCGGGATGCCAGCAATCGTTTTTGCCGCCGCCGGGGCTTGGATTCTAACACGCATCTCAGGTCTTCCTCCCGTTGCAACTTACACCTGGTTCGCCAGACAGTTCGAAGTAGAATGGGTGAAACTTATGATCGCCGCTCTCATAGTCATCTTCGCATTGATTGAGGTGCTGCCAATGTTTCGAAAACTCGAGTTCAGCGTCAGCCTGTTGCCGTTGGGTGGCGTTCTAAGCGGCCTGTTCGGCGGACTTTCCGGACACCAGGGAGCCATGAGAAGTGCCTTCCTCGCTAACACAGGACTTACTAAGGAACAGTTCATCGGTACGGGTGTCACCATCGCTTGCATGGTTGATATCACCCGTCTCACCGTCTACGGCGTTAATTTCTCTATCCTAGAATTAGAAAATAGTAAACTTGTCCTGGCCGGATCTCTGGCGGCATTTCTCGGTGCTTACCTCGGAAAGCGAATGGTTGAGAAAGTGACTATGATTCATATCCAGAGATTTGTTGCCATATCATTAATCGTCCTGAGTATTGCATTAGGGTCGGGTCTTATTTAA
- a CDS encoding rod shape-determining protein, whose amino-acid sequence MNSFRPGGWVSGDIAIDLGTANTLIWLQGKGVVINEPSIVARGINDGVILAVGNEANEMVGKTHRDIETIRPLKDGVIADFEMTDGLLQGFVRKIRFNRIARPRMVICVPSGVTEVERRAVKDSGERANAREIYLIEEPVAAAIGIGLDISKPVGNMIVDIGGGTTEIAVIALNGVVTKETIRVAGRAMDKAVVSWFRNEHKLEIGEPTAERIKVSVGTAMRMNDKPITVKGRDMVSGIPKTVEISSDELRQALKDTVTQIVDAVKRTLEKTPPELSVDILDRGIILTGGTALLKGLDQNIRERTHLAANVSEFPLLDVVKGTGIVLNNIKKYAEVLI is encoded by the coding sequence ATGAATAGTTTCCGTCCGGGTGGATGGGTTTCCGGTGATATCGCCATTGACTTGGGGACGGCCAATACACTTATCTGGCTTCAGGGCAAGGGGGTGGTTATTAATGAGCCATCCATTGTTGCCCGGGGAATTAATGACGGAGTTATCCTTGCAGTGGGAAATGAAGCGAATGAGATGGTTGGCAAGACTCACCGGGACATAGAGACGATCCGACCTCTGAAAGATGGTGTAATTGCCGATTTCGAGATGACTGACGGTTTGCTACAAGGATTCGTCAGGAAGATTCGATTCAATCGGATAGCCCGTCCCAGAATGGTCATCTGTGTTCCCAGCGGTGTTACTGAGGTGGAGAGGCGTGCTGTGAAGGACTCCGGTGAAAGAGCTAATGCACGTGAGATATATCTTATTGAGGAACCCGTGGCTGCGGCCATCGGCATCGGCCTCGATATAAGCAAGCCTGTGGGCAATATGATCGTAGATATTGGTGGCGGGACTACAGAGATTGCTGTCATTGCCCTCAACGGTGTTGTCACGAAAGAGACGATCAGGGTAGCCGGAAGGGCCATGGACAAGGCAGTCGTTTCTTGGTTTCGTAACGAACACAAGTTAGAAATCGGTGAACCGACCGCGGAGAGAATTAAAGTTTCTGTGGGCACAGCCATGCGCATGAATGATAAGCCAATTACCGTAAAGGGGCGCGATATGGTTTCCGGTATTCCGAAAACAGTCGAGATATCCTCTGATGAACTACGGCAAGCCCTCAAGGATACTGTAACCCAAATCGTTGATGCGGTGAAACGAACTCTCGAAAAGACGCCGCCAGAGCTGTCAGTCGATATTCTCGATCGTGGCATCATCCTTACGGGCGGAACGGCACTGTTGAAAGGTCTGGATCAAAACATTCGTGAAAGAACGCACTTGGCGGCAAACGTTTCTGAGTTTCCTCTTTTGGACGTTGTCAAGGGCACAGGCATAGTCCTCAATAATATCAAGAAGTATGCCGAAGTCCTCATTTAG
- the arsC gene encoding arsenate reductase (glutaredoxin) (This arsenate reductase requires both glutathione and glutaredoxin to convert arsenate to arsenite, after which the efflux transporter formed by ArsA and ArsB can extrude the arsenite from the cell, providing resistance.), which produces MNDITNYHNPRUSKIRESVQILRDKGVEPQIVEYLKTTPDATTLKKLASMMGLRPKDFIRRREVDFKELGLKDKLEDDAELFRQMVAHPKLMERPIAIKGDQVVLGRPPDRVLELLH; this is translated from the coding sequence ATGAACGACATTACCAACTATCATAACCCGCGCTGATCAAAGATCCGGGAATCCGTGCAGATTCTCAGAGATAAGGGAGTTGAGCCTCAGATCGTGGAGTATCTTAAGACGACGCCTGACGCGACTACCCTGAAGAAGCTGGCTTCAATGATGGGTCTCCGCCCCAAGGATTTTATCCGCAGGCGTGAGGTCGATTTCAAAGAGCTTGGACTGAAGGATAAACTGGAAGACGACGCTGAACTTTTTCGACAGATGGTAGCACATCCAAAGCTGATGGAGCGCCCCATTGCAATAAAGGGAGATCAGGTAGTTCTCGGGCGGCCGCCAGATAGAGTGCTTGAGCTACTGCATTGA